The following are encoded together in the Bradyrhizobium genosp. L genome:
- a CDS encoding phosphatase PAP2 family protein — MNRTGLIVALALALVIGLLFGLYPELDLKLSALFYDAAQRTFPLKFDAVASFARDAAMWIAWAMVLPAIVAIVVKFIRPERPMLMSGRAAVFLLVTMLLSAGVLTNFTFKSFWGRPRPVAVTEFNGEQPFVPWWDPRGDCARNCSFFSGEGATAFWTYAPAALAPPAWRPLAFAAATVFGIATSGLRMAFGGHFFTDVAIAGLVSFFVIWLLYALIYRWAATRLTDEQVDAALTRLAMPGYRLMQRWRGQGGAESGQPQA, encoded by the coding sequence ATGAACCGGACCGGACTCATCGTCGCGCTGGCACTCGCGCTCGTCATCGGGCTGCTGTTCGGGCTCTATCCCGAGCTCGACCTGAAGCTGTCAGCGCTGTTCTACGATGCCGCGCAAAGAACCTTTCCGCTGAAGTTCGACGCGGTGGCCTCGTTCGCGCGCGATGCGGCGATGTGGATCGCCTGGGCGATGGTGCTGCCGGCAATCGTTGCGATCGTGGTCAAGTTCATCCGGCCGGAACGGCCGATGCTGATGTCGGGCCGCGCGGCGGTGTTCCTGCTGGTGACGATGCTGCTCTCCGCCGGTGTGCTGACCAACTTCACCTTCAAGAGCTTTTGGGGCCGGCCGCGCCCGGTGGCGGTGACCGAGTTCAACGGCGAGCAGCCCTTCGTCCCATGGTGGGATCCGCGCGGCGACTGCGCGCGCAACTGCTCGTTCTTCTCGGGCGAAGGCGCCACCGCATTCTGGACCTACGCGCCGGCAGCCCTGGCGCCGCCGGCCTGGCGGCCGCTCGCCTTCGCGGCTGCGACCGTGTTCGGTATCGCCACCAGCGGGCTTAGAATGGCCTTCGGCGGCCATTTCTTCACCGATGTCGCGATCGCAGGGCTGGTGTCGTTCTTCGTGATCTGGCTGCTTTACGCCCTGATCTACCGCTGGGCCGCGACGCGCCTCACCGACGAGCAGGTCGACGCCGCGCTGACGCGGCTGGCAATGCCCGGCTACCGGCTGATGCAGCGCTGGCGCGGGCAGGGCGGGGCCGAATCCGGCCAGCCTCAGGCCTGA
- a CDS encoding YkvA family protein has translation MATTEHSVGFEPADRLAQDRESVRRRFWIKFKKVAARLPFAEDLLAAFYCAFDRQTPRHVQAALLGAIAYFILPFDFVPDMLPVLGFTDDAAVLATAIRMVASHITPEHRDAARAALKRGTAESPDPSS, from the coding sequence ATGGCAACGACCGAACACAGCGTGGGATTTGAGCCTGCCGACCGGCTGGCGCAGGACCGCGAAAGCGTGCGCCGCCGCTTCTGGATCAAGTTCAAGAAGGTCGCGGCCCGGCTGCCGTTCGCCGAGGATTTGCTGGCCGCGTTCTACTGCGCCTTCGACCGGCAGACGCCGCGCCACGTCCAGGCGGCGCTGCTGGGCGCCATCGCCTATTTCATCCTGCCGTTCGATTTCGTGCCGGACATGCTGCCGGTGCTCGGCTTCACCGATGACGCCGCGGTGCTCGCCACTGCGATCCGCATGGTGGCCAGCCACATCACCCCGGAGCATCGTGACGCGGCGCGTGCGGCGTTGAAGCGGGGCACGGCCGAGTCTCCTGACCCGTCATCCTGA
- a CDS encoding invasion associated locus B family protein, translated as MLFLASVQAAPRKDAAKSAPSAAAAAAGGAEPTLIGQFGTWGAYTASPSGKKVCFALAKPSSSKTSPPNRPRDPAYAFISTRPAEKVVNEVSIMIGYAVKPGSESTLQVGGGTYAMYTQGDGLWIKNAAEEERMVEAMRKSADATVKAVSAKGTETTDTFSLKGLAQALDRLGQDCRR; from the coding sequence ATGCTGTTCCTTGCGTCGGTGCAGGCTGCGCCGAGGAAGGACGCGGCCAAATCCGCGCCTTCGGCCGCGGCCGCCGCTGCCGGCGGCGCCGAGCCGACGCTGATCGGCCAGTTCGGCACCTGGGGCGCCTATACCGCGTCGCCGAGCGGCAAGAAGGTCTGCTTCGCGTTGGCCAAGCCATCGTCGTCGAAGACCAGCCCGCCCAACCGGCCGCGCGATCCGGCCTATGCCTTCATCTCGACCCGCCCCGCGGAGAAGGTCGTCAACGAAGTCTCGATCATGATCGGCTACGCCGTGAAGCCGGGCTCGGAATCCACCCTCCAGGTCGGCGGCGGCACCTACGCCATGTACACCCAGGGCGACGGCCTCTGGATCAAGAACGCGGCCGAGGAGGAGCGGATGGTGGAAGCCATGCGCAAATCCGCCGACGCGACGGTGAAGGCGGTCTCGGCCAAGGGCACTGAGACGACAGATACGTTTTCGCTGAAGGGCCTGGCCCAGGCGCTCGACCGGCTCGGCCAGGACTGCCGGCGTTAG
- the rlmN gene encoding 23S rRNA (adenine(2503)-C(2))-methyltransferase RlmN, with translation MTNSTASALVEKVPLETYVPPAKPSLIGLSRAEIADRLGEIGVAPAQRKMRTQQLWHWMYFRGAENFAEMTSVSKGMRAELEQHFTVDRPEVVAEQISNDGTRKWLLRLPSGNDLERPHEVECVYIPETDRGTLCVSSQVGCTLNCSFCHTGTQRLVRNLTAGEIVGQVMVARDRLNDWADREDGTRRVTNIVMMGMGEPLYNFDAVRDALLIVGDNEGIGISRRRITLSTSGVVPNIKRTGEEIGVMLAISLHAVRDELRNELVPLNRKYPIAELLQACRDYPGASNARRITFEYVMLKGVNDSLDDAKLLVKLLKGIPAKINLIPFNPWPGTPYECSDWEQIEKFSEYIFNAGYSSPVRTPRGRDILAACGQLKSETEKLSARERQALRAMAMTD, from the coding sequence ATGACCAACTCCACGGCCAGCGCGCTGGTCGAGAAGGTTCCGCTGGAAACCTATGTGCCGCCGGCGAAGCCCTCGCTGATCGGGCTGTCGCGCGCCGAGATCGCCGACCGGCTCGGCGAGATCGGCGTTGCGCCGGCGCAGCGCAAGATGCGCACCCAGCAGCTCTGGCACTGGATGTATTTCCGCGGCGCTGAGAATTTTGCCGAGATGACCAGCGTCTCGAAGGGCATGCGCGCCGAGCTCGAGCAGCATTTCACCGTCGACCGCCCCGAGGTGGTCGCCGAGCAGATCTCCAACGACGGCACCCGCAAGTGGCTGCTGCGGCTGCCGAGCGGCAACGACCTCGAGCGGCCGCACGAAGTCGAGTGCGTCTACATCCCCGAGACCGACCGCGGCACGCTGTGCGTCTCCTCGCAGGTCGGCTGTACGCTGAACTGTTCGTTCTGCCACACCGGCACGCAGCGGCTGGTGCGCAACCTCACCGCCGGCGAGATCGTCGGCCAGGTGATGGTGGCGCGCGATCGCCTCAATGACTGGGCCGACCGCGAGGACGGCACCCGCCGCGTCACCAACATCGTGATGATGGGGATGGGCGAGCCGCTCTACAATTTCGACGCGGTGCGCGACGCGCTGTTGATCGTTGGCGACAATGAAGGCATCGGCATTTCCCGCCGGCGCATCACCTTGTCGACCTCGGGCGTGGTGCCGAACATCAAGCGCACCGGCGAGGAGATCGGCGTGATGCTCGCGATCTCCTTGCACGCGGTGCGCGACGAACTGCGCAACGAGCTGGTGCCGCTGAACCGCAAATATCCGATTGCAGAGTTGCTGCAGGCCTGCCGCGACTATCCCGGTGCGTCGAACGCGCGGCGGATCACCTTCGAATACGTGATGCTCAAGGGCGTCAACGATTCGCTCGACGACGCGAAACTTCTGGTGAAGCTGCTCAAAGGCATTCCGGCCAAGATCAATCTGATTCCGTTCAATCCGTGGCCGGGCACTCCGTACGAATGCTCGGACTGGGAGCAGATCGAGAAGTTCTCCGAATACATCTTCAACGCCGGCTATTCCTCGCCGGTGCGCACCCCGCGCGGCCGCGACATCCTCGCCGCCTGCGGCCAGCTCAAGTCGGAGACCGAAAAACTCTCGGCCCGCGAGCGCCAGGCGCTGCGCGCGATGGCGATGACGGATTGA
- a CDS encoding nuclear transport factor 2 family protein → MPSLETLQAFADTVESNDHVGAIKNFYTADARTQENDGEWRVGREALAAREAAVLAAVAGVKTRRLGPLLLDGDHSAICWRFEFTAKDGKVRSMEEVAWQTWCGEQLIEERFFYDPQQMAR, encoded by the coding sequence ATGCCCTCCCTCGAGACGTTGCAGGCCTTTGCGGACACGGTCGAATCCAACGACCATGTCGGTGCGATCAAAAATTTCTACACCGCCGATGCCCGCACCCAGGAGAACGACGGCGAATGGCGCGTCGGCCGCGAGGCGCTGGCGGCGCGCGAGGCCGCGGTGCTGGCCGCGGTGGCCGGCGTCAAGACCAGGCGGCTCGGGCCGCTGTTGCTCGACGGCGATCATTCCGCGATCTGCTGGCGCTTCGAGTTCACCGCCAAGGACGGCAAGGTCCGCAGCATGGAAGAAGTCGCCTGGCAGACCTGGTGCGGCGAGCAATTGATCGAGGAGCGGTTCTTCTACGATCCGCAGCAGATGGCGCGGTGA
- a CDS encoding SDR family oxidoreductase — protein MFEKGLLAHKRILITGGGSGLGAAMGRRFAELGAELIICGRRQQLLDETAAKFRSELGAKVATARCDIRDGAAVEAMMDRVWQDAPIDVLVNNAAATFIAQTEHLSFRAADAILGPTLHGTLYCTLAAGRRWIEGKHNGVVLSILSTSTITGRAFTVPSSMAKTAVLAMTKSLAVEWGAKGVRTVAIAPGAFPTPGASGQLRPEGRGGDWAQRVPLGRAGEHSELANLASFLISDQAGYINGEMVVVDGGAHLRSSGAEDLLQWNDAQWEKQRAARAKA, from the coding sequence ATGTTTGAAAAGGGCCTGCTGGCACACAAGCGCATCCTGATCACCGGCGGCGGCTCCGGCCTCGGTGCCGCGATGGGCCGCCGCTTTGCCGAGCTCGGCGCCGAATTGATCATCTGTGGCCGGCGGCAGCAACTGCTCGATGAGACCGCCGCGAAATTCCGCAGCGAACTCGGCGCCAAAGTGGCGACGGCGCGCTGCGATATCCGCGATGGCGCCGCGGTCGAGGCGATGATGGACCGGGTCTGGCAGGACGCGCCGATCGACGTGCTCGTCAACAATGCTGCCGCAACCTTCATCGCGCAGACCGAGCATCTGTCGTTCCGCGCGGCGGACGCCATCCTCGGTCCGACCTTGCACGGCACGCTGTATTGCACGCTTGCGGCCGGCCGCCGCTGGATCGAGGGCAAGCACAACGGCGTGGTGCTTTCGATCCTCTCGACCTCGACCATCACCGGCCGCGCCTTCACCGTGCCGTCGTCGATGGCCAAGACCGCAGTGCTGGCGATGACCAAGAGCCTTGCGGTGGAATGGGGAGCGAAGGGCGTCCGCACCGTCGCGATCGCACCGGGTGCGTTCCCGACGCCTGGCGCGAGCGGGCAGTTGCGTCCCGAAGGCCGCGGCGGGGATTGGGCGCAGCGTGTTCCGCTCGGCCGCGCCGGCGAGCATTCGGAACTTGCCAACCTCGCAAGCTTCCTGATCTCCGATCAGGCCGGCTACATCAATGGCGAGATGGTGGTGGTGGACGGCGGTGCGCATCTGCGCAGTTCCGGCGCCGAGGACCTGCTGCAATGGAACGACGCACAGTGGGAGAAGCAACGCGCAGCGCGTGCCAAGGCTTAG
- a CDS encoding 4a-hydroxytetrahydrobiopterin dehydratase, with amino-acid sequence MVERLSAEARKAALWELAGWSDVGGREAIAKTFVFKDFNEAFGFMARAALVAEKNDHHPEWKNVYKTVEVVLATHDVGGVTKRDIDLAKAMNAIARQLGVS; translated from the coding sequence ATGGTCGAACGGCTGTCGGCGGAAGCAAGGAAGGCCGCGCTCTGGGAGCTGGCGGGCTGGTCGGACGTCGGGGGACGCGAGGCGATCGCAAAGACCTTCGTGTTCAAGGACTTCAACGAAGCCTTCGGCTTCATGGCCCGTGCTGCCCTGGTCGCCGAGAAGAACGACCATCATCCGGAATGGAAGAACGTCTACAAAACGGTCGAGGTCGTGCTGGCCACTCACGACGTCGGCGGGGTGACCAAGCGCGACATCGATCTCGCCAAGGCCATGAACGCGATCGCACGGCAGCTCGGGGTGAGCTGA
- the argG gene encoding argininosuccinate synthase, with product MSTILKSLPTGEKVGIAFSGGLDTSAALLWMKQKGAKVFAYTANLGQPDEADYDAIPRKALDFGAEKARLVDCRTQLVHEGIAAIQANAFHISTGGITYFNTTPLGRAVTGTMLVSAMQEDGVNIWGDGSTYKGNDIERFYRYGLLTNPSLRIYKPWLDQQFIDELGGRAEMSAFMTAQGFAYKMSAEKAYSTDSNLLGATHEAKDLESLASGITIVNPIMGVPFWRADCDVKPEKVVIRFEEGQPVALNGKTFADPVALFLEANAIGGRHGLGMSDQIENRIIEAKSRGIYEAPGMALLHIAYERLVTGIHNEDTIEQYRISGMRLGRLLYQGRWFDSQALMLRETAQRWVARAVTGEVSLELRRGNDYSILNTESPNLSYAPERLSMEKVEDAAFTPADRIGQLTMRNLDIADTRAKLGLYGKTGLISSGDGTQIFRLENDKD from the coding sequence ATGAGCACGATCCTGAAAAGCCTGCCCACCGGCGAGAAAGTCGGCATCGCCTTTTCCGGCGGCCTCGACACGTCGGCGGCGCTGCTCTGGATGAAGCAGAAGGGCGCCAAGGTGTTCGCCTACACCGCCAATCTCGGCCAGCCCGACGAGGCCGATTACGATGCGATCCCGCGCAAGGCGCTGGATTTCGGTGCCGAAAAGGCCCGCCTGGTCGATTGCCGCACCCAGTTGGTGCATGAGGGCATCGCCGCGATCCAGGCGAACGCCTTCCATATCTCGACCGGTGGCATCACCTATTTCAACACCACGCCGCTCGGCCGCGCCGTCACCGGCACCATGCTGGTCTCTGCGATGCAGGAGGACGGCGTCAACATCTGGGGCGACGGCTCGACCTACAAGGGCAACGACATCGAGCGCTTCTATCGCTACGGCCTGCTGACCAATCCGTCGCTGCGGATCTACAAGCCCTGGCTCGACCAGCAGTTCATCGACGAGCTCGGCGGCCGCGCCGAGATGTCGGCCTTCATGACCGCGCAGGGTTTTGCCTACAAGATGAGCGCGGAGAAGGCCTACTCCACCGACAGCAATCTGCTCGGCGCCACCCATGAGGCGAAGGATCTCGAGAGTCTCGCGAGCGGCATCACCATCGTCAACCCGATCATGGGCGTGCCGTTCTGGCGCGCCGATTGCGACGTCAAGCCTGAGAAGGTCGTCATCCGCTTCGAGGAGGGCCAGCCGGTCGCGCTGAACGGCAAGACGTTCGCCGATCCGGTTGCGCTGTTCCTCGAGGCCAATGCGATCGGCGGCCGCCACGGCCTCGGCATGAGCGACCAGATCGAGAACCGCATCATCGAGGCCAAGAGCCGCGGCATCTATGAAGCGCCCGGCATGGCGCTGCTGCACATCGCCTATGAGCGCCTGGTCACCGGCATTCATAACGAGGATACGATCGAGCAGTACCGCATCAGCGGCATGCGGCTCGGGCGGCTGCTGTATCAGGGCCGCTGGTTCGATTCGCAGGCCCTAATGCTGCGCGAGACCGCGCAGCGCTGGGTGGCGCGCGCCGTCACCGGCGAGGTGTCGCTCGAGCTGCGCCGCGGCAACGACTACTCGATTCTCAACACCGAGAGCCCGAACCTGAGCTACGCGCCGGAACGGCTGTCCATGGAAAAGGTCGAGGACGCCGCCTTCACGCCAGCCGATCGCATCGGCCAGCTCACGATGCGCAATCTCGACATCGCCGACACGCGGGCGAAGCTCGGGCTGTACGGCAAGACCGGCTTGATCTCGAGTGGCGACGGCACGCAGATTTTTCGGCTTGAGAACGACAAGGATTGA
- a CDS encoding TetR/AcrR family transcriptional regulator, which yields MATQAERREKTKAAIVKAARRIFGERGFAATTIDGIAAGARVAKGAVYHHFATKEAVFEAVFEQVSLDLAADLDRISRTENDPLAAMAAGAEGYLAACSKGPTGQIILRDGPAVLGWERWREIDAKHFGGKFPLALAAAMDAGVIARQPIEPLARLLLGAATEAAVAVSAGPDIGKAAADYVRAYNSLLDALRVKPGTMPSARRPGEGREP from the coding sequence ATGGCGACCCAGGCCGAACGGCGCGAGAAAACCAAAGCAGCGATCGTCAAGGCGGCGCGGCGCATCTTTGGCGAGCGCGGCTTTGCCGCTACGACGATCGACGGCATCGCCGCCGGCGCGCGGGTGGCGAAAGGCGCGGTGTATCATCACTTCGCGACCAAGGAGGCGGTGTTCGAGGCTGTCTTCGAGCAGGTCTCGCTCGATCTCGCCGCCGATCTCGACCGCATCTCGCGCACCGAGAACGATCCGCTCGCGGCGATGGCAGCGGGCGCGGAGGGTTATCTCGCGGCGTGCTCGAAGGGACCGACCGGCCAGATCATCTTGCGCGATGGCCCCGCCGTGCTGGGCTGGGAACGCTGGCGCGAGATCGACGCCAAACATTTTGGCGGAAAGTTTCCGCTCGCTCTGGCCGCCGCGATGGACGCCGGCGTGATCGCGCGGCAACCGATCGAGCCGTTGGCGCGGCTGCTGCTCGGCGCGGCGACGGAGGCCGCGGTTGCGGTGTCGGCAGGTCCTGACATCGGCAAGGCCGCCGCGGATTACGTGCGCGCGTACAACTCGCTGCTGGATGCGCTCAGGGTGAAGCCTGGCACGATGCCCTCCGCACGTCGTCCCGGCGAAGGCCGGGAGCCATAA
- a CDS encoding NADPH:quinone oxidoreductase family protein, whose protein sequence is MKAILCSQYCQPDDLVLADIPDPVAAPGEAVIAIKAAALNFFDILMIQGKYQIKPPFPFSPAAEVAGVIESVGEGVPDLKVGDRVVASCGHNGARDKIALPANTIVKIPDNLDYDRAAGIIIIYGTALHALEDRASPKKGETLAVLGAAGGTGLAACELGKLMGLKVIACASSDEKLAFAKQHGAELTLNYATEDLKEGLRKLTGGKGADIVFDPVGGAYAEAALRSTAWEGRFLVIGFAAGEIPKIPLNLALLKGCDIRGVFWGAWARQNPEKNRKNLEKLVQWTAEGKISSHVDRTFPLSQTAEALKVLAGRKAMGKVILHPGS, encoded by the coding sequence ATGAAAGCCATCCTCTGCTCGCAATACTGTCAACCCGACGATCTGGTGCTGGCTGACATTCCCGATCCGGTGGCCGCCCCGGGCGAGGCCGTGATCGCGATCAAGGCCGCGGCGCTGAACTTCTTCGACATCCTGATGATTCAGGGCAAGTACCAGATCAAGCCGCCGTTCCCGTTCTCGCCGGCCGCCGAAGTTGCCGGCGTGATCGAGAGCGTCGGCGAAGGCGTCCCCGATCTCAAGGTCGGCGACCGCGTCGTCGCCTCATGCGGCCACAACGGCGCGCGCGACAAGATCGCGCTGCCGGCGAACACCATCGTGAAGATCCCCGACAATCTCGATTACGACCGCGCCGCCGGCATCATCATCATCTACGGCACCGCGCTGCATGCGCTGGAGGATCGCGCCAGCCCGAAGAAGGGCGAGACGCTGGCGGTGCTCGGTGCGGCCGGCGGCACCGGTCTTGCGGCGTGCGAGCTCGGCAAGCTGATGGGGCTGAAGGTGATCGCCTGCGCCTCGTCGGACGAGAAGCTCGCCTTCGCCAAGCAACATGGCGCCGAGCTGACCTTGAACTACGCCACCGAAGACCTGAAGGAAGGCCTGCGCAAGCTGACCGGCGGCAAGGGCGCCGACATCGTGTTCGATCCGGTCGGCGGCGCCTATGCCGAGGCCGCGCTGCGCTCGACCGCGTGGGAGGGCCGCTTCCTGGTGATCGGCTTTGCCGCCGGCGAGATTCCAAAAATCCCGCTCAACCTCGCGCTCTTGAAGGGCTGCGATATCCGCGGCGTGTTCTGGGGCGCCTGGGCGCGGCAGAACCCCGAGAAGAACCGCAAGAACCTCGAGAAGCTCGTGCAGTGGACCGCGGAAGGCAAGATCTCCTCGCATGTCGACCGCACCTTCCCGCTGTCGCAGACGGCAGAGGCACTGAAAGTGCTCGCCGGCCGCAAGGCCATGGGCAAGGTGATCCTGCATCCGGGCAGCTGA
- a CDS encoding TAXI family TRAP transporter solute-binding subunit → MTDGPASLSPKPLRSARQRLIFVVVAGLLAIIGIGTAAYYFAVRPVTLRIAVGPANSDDLKVVQALAQAFNNHQQHSQVKLRPVPTDGAITSAQTLADGKADLAIVRGDLDVPKNAQAVATLRKNVVVMWAPPVKGKGRKAAKITKISQLAGRKIGVIGRTQANVNLLKLILTQYGVDPMKVEIIQFPANEAAEAIRNQKVDAYLAAGPANSKITIDAIAASSRDGGEPTFLPIDAAEAIAQNHPAYEAADIPAGSLGSADRPEEEIKTISFSHHIVARRGLSDSTVAAFTRQLFAVRQQLKNDFPLAAKIETPDTDKDATIPVHPGAAAFVDGEEKTFLDRYSDYIWWGLMALSAMGSAGAWFAGYLKQDERNTNTSQRDRLLEMLKTARQSDSTEELDQMQAEADDILRHTLSCYEHGAIEEGTLTAFNIALEQFHNAVADRKALLVSMPQNLQRAATQFRAAGSV, encoded by the coding sequence ATGACCGACGGCCCCGCCAGCCTATCTCCCAAGCCGCTGCGCTCAGCGAGGCAGCGGCTGATCTTCGTCGTGGTCGCCGGCCTGCTCGCGATCATCGGCATCGGCACCGCAGCGTATTATTTCGCGGTACGTCCGGTGACCTTGCGCATCGCGGTCGGCCCCGCCAACAGCGACGATCTCAAGGTGGTGCAGGCGCTCGCGCAGGCCTTCAACAACCATCAGCAGCACAGCCAGGTGAAGCTGCGCCCGGTTCCGACCGACGGTGCCATCACCAGCGCGCAGACCCTCGCCGACGGCAAGGCCGATCTCGCGATCGTCCGCGGCGACCTCGACGTGCCGAAGAACGCACAGGCGGTCGCCACGCTGCGCAAGAATGTCGTGGTGATGTGGGCCCCTCCCGTGAAGGGCAAGGGCCGCAAGGCCGCGAAGATCACCAAGATCTCGCAGCTTGCCGGCCGCAAGATCGGCGTGATCGGCCGCACCCAGGCCAACGTCAATCTGCTGAAGCTGATCCTGACGCAATACGGCGTCGACCCGATGAAGGTCGAGATCATTCAGTTCCCGGCCAATGAGGCCGCCGAAGCGATCCGCAACCAGAAGGTCGACGCCTATCTCGCGGCGGGCCCGGCCAACAGCAAGATCACGATCGACGCGATCGCCGCCTCGAGCCGCGACGGCGGCGAGCCGACCTTCCTGCCGATCGACGCCGCGGAGGCAATCGCGCAGAATCATCCGGCCTATGAGGCCGCCGACATCCCCGCCGGCTCGCTCGGCTCCGCCGACCGGCCCGAGGAAGAGATCAAGACCATCAGCTTCTCGCATCACATCGTCGCCCGCAGAGGCCTTTCGGATTCGACGGTCGCTGCCTTCACGCGGCAATTGTTCGCGGTGCGGCAGCAGCTGAAGAACGATTTCCCGCTCGCCGCCAAGATCGAGACGCCCGACACCGACAAGGACGCCACCATCCCGGTGCATCCCGGTGCTGCCGCCTTTGTCGACGGCGAGGAGAAGACCTTCCTCGACCGCTACAGCGATTACATCTGGTGGGGCCTGATGGCGCTCTCGGCGATGGGCTCGGCCGGCGCCTGGTTCGCCGGCTATCTCAAGCAGGACGAGCGCAACACCAACACCTCGCAGCGCGACCGCCTGCTCGAAATGCTGAAGACCGCGCGGCAAAGCGATTCGACCGAGGAGCTCGACCAGATGCAGGCCGAGGCCGACGACATCCTGCGCCACACGCTGTCGTGCTACGAGCACGGCGCCATCGAAGAAGGCACACTGACCGCCTTCAACATCGCGCTCGAGCAATTCCACAACGCCGTCGCCGACCGCAAGGCGCTGCTGGTGAGCATGCCGCAGAATCTGCAGCGCGCCGCGACGCAGTTCAGGGCGGCGGGTTCGGTGTAG